The Bombus affinis isolate iyBomAffi1 chromosome 17, iyBomAffi1.2, whole genome shotgun sequence genome includes a region encoding these proteins:
- the LOC126926198 gene encoding uncharacterized protein LOC126926198 isoform X2 — protein sequence MVDLEVYKKQLKKIRQFARENDITENEINKALQNSFRTLEKKKKKVNFRFFMKSMVTLLFIIIICFISFDKKFLGVMLLRNLQNSIYPGLKLLRKIAVPIIQHYPSLSELYDEWCILENPYFYVNDMDCWPCSVVHFVPDLSSHHISRSFNLGIPYTKTENLSQVHMEDIQQLLWQNSRVFKKDAMRVFSNNKTYRDIQDIMEKNMDLNRSKNLNNHITWRINSMTTGRILRKLFPKPVDTPNWWEQSTERFIIFDEPNSPPYSLPNPECSNIMIRCTAGTRLIKMIASPECSASCESIIVLLSAGKAFFV from the exons ATGGTTGATTTGGAGGTGTATAAAAAACAATTGAAAAAGATTCGTCAATTTGCACGCGAAAATGATATTACGGAAAATGAAATCAATAAAGCTTTACAAAATTCCTTTCGTACTcttgagaagaaaaagaagaaagttaaTTTTCGTTTCTTTATGAAAAGTAtggttacattattatttataataattatatgtttTATATCCTTTGATAAAAAGTTCTTAGGTGTGATGCTACTGAGGAATTTACAGAATTCCATCTATCCAGGCTTAAAATTACTTAGAAAAATAGCTGTACCAATAATTCAACATTATCCCTCTTTATCTG AATTATATGACGAATGGTGCATATTAGAAAATccatatttttatgtaaatgaTATGGATTGTTGGCCCTGTAGTGTTGTACATTTTGTACCTGATTTAAGTAGCCATCATATATCTAGGTCTTTTAATCTTGGCATTCCTTATACAAAAACAGAAAATTTATCTCAAGTTCATATGGAAGATATACAACAATTATTATGGCAAAATTCAAGAGTATTTAAGAAAGATGCTATGAGAGTATTTTCTAACAATAAAACTTACAG AGATATTCAAGATATTATGGAAAAAAATATGGATTTAAATCGttctaaaaatttaaataatcataTTACATGGAGAATTAATAGCATGACAACAGGAAGAATTTTGAGAAAGTTATTTCCAAAACCTGTTGATACACCAAATTGGTGGGAACAAAGCACAGaaagatttattatttttgatgAACCAAATTCTCCACCTTACTCTTTA CCAAATCCTGAATGTAGTAATATAATGATAAGGTGTACAGCTGGTACAAGATTGATAAAAATGATAGCAAGTCCAGAATGTAGTGCATCTTGCGAGTCCATCATAGTATTATTATCTGCTGGAAAAGCTT tttttgtttaa
- the LOC126926198 gene encoding uncharacterized protein LOC126926198 isoform X1 yields the protein MVDLEVYKKQLKKIRQFARENDITENEINKALQNSFRTLEKKKKKVNFRFFMKSMVTLLFIIIICFISFDKKFLGVMLLRNLQNSIYPGLKLLRKIAVPIIQHYPSLSELYDEWCILENPYFYVNDMDCWPCSVVHFVPDLSSHHISRSFNLGIPYTKTENLSQVHMEDIQQLLWQNSRVFKKDAMRVFSNNKTYRDIQDIMEKNMDLNRSKNLNNHITWRINSMTTGRILRKLFPKPVDTPNWWEQSTERFIIFDEPNSPPYSLPNPECSNIMIRCTAGTRLIKMIASPECSASCESIIVLLSAGKALWYNWWYWRPVSLPALNSTSITISYMTSFC from the exons ATGGTTGATTTGGAGGTGTATAAAAAACAATTGAAAAAGATTCGTCAATTTGCACGCGAAAATGATATTACGGAAAATGAAATCAATAAAGCTTTACAAAATTCCTTTCGTACTcttgagaagaaaaagaagaaagttaaTTTTCGTTTCTTTATGAAAAGTAtggttacattattatttataataattatatgtttTATATCCTTTGATAAAAAGTTCTTAGGTGTGATGCTACTGAGGAATTTACAGAATTCCATCTATCCAGGCTTAAAATTACTTAGAAAAATAGCTGTACCAATAATTCAACATTATCCCTCTTTATCTG AATTATATGACGAATGGTGCATATTAGAAAATccatatttttatgtaaatgaTATGGATTGTTGGCCCTGTAGTGTTGTACATTTTGTACCTGATTTAAGTAGCCATCATATATCTAGGTCTTTTAATCTTGGCATTCCTTATACAAAAACAGAAAATTTATCTCAAGTTCATATGGAAGATATACAACAATTATTATGGCAAAATTCAAGAGTATTTAAGAAAGATGCTATGAGAGTATTTTCTAACAATAAAACTTACAG AGATATTCAAGATATTATGGAAAAAAATATGGATTTAAATCGttctaaaaatttaaataatcataTTACATGGAGAATTAATAGCATGACAACAGGAAGAATTTTGAGAAAGTTATTTCCAAAACCTGTTGATACACCAAATTGGTGGGAACAAAGCACAGaaagatttattatttttgatgAACCAAATTCTCCACCTTACTCTTTA CCAAATCCTGAATGTAGTAATATAATGATAAGGTGTACAGCTGGTACAAGATTGATAAAAATGATAGCAAGTCCAGAATGTAGTGCATCTTGCGAGTCCATCATAGTATTATTATCTGCTGGAAAAGCTT TATGGTACAACTGGTGGTATTGGCGACCAGTCAGCCTTCCAGCTTTGAATTCAACTAGTATTACCATTAGTTATATGACTTCGTTCTGCTGA
- the LOC126926198 gene encoding uncharacterized protein LOC126926198 isoform X3, producing MVDLEVYKKQLKKIRQFARENDITENEINKALQNSFRTLEKKKKKVNFRFFMKSMVTLLFIIIICFISFDKKFLGVMLLRNLQNSIYPGLKLLRKIAVPIIQHYPSLSELYDEWCILENPYFYVNDMDCWPCSVVHFVPDLSSHHISRSFNLGIPYTKTENLSQVHMEDIQQLLWQNSRVFKKDAMRVFSNNKTYRDIQDIMEKNMDLNRSKNLNNHITWRINSMTTGRILRKLFPKPVDTPNWWEQSTERFIIFDEPNSPPYSLYGTTGGIGDQSAFQL from the exons ATGGTTGATTTGGAGGTGTATAAAAAACAATTGAAAAAGATTCGTCAATTTGCACGCGAAAATGATATTACGGAAAATGAAATCAATAAAGCTTTACAAAATTCCTTTCGTACTcttgagaagaaaaagaagaaagttaaTTTTCGTTTCTTTATGAAAAGTAtggttacattattatttataataattatatgtttTATATCCTTTGATAAAAAGTTCTTAGGTGTGATGCTACTGAGGAATTTACAGAATTCCATCTATCCAGGCTTAAAATTACTTAGAAAAATAGCTGTACCAATAATTCAACATTATCCCTCTTTATCTG AATTATATGACGAATGGTGCATATTAGAAAATccatatttttatgtaaatgaTATGGATTGTTGGCCCTGTAGTGTTGTACATTTTGTACCTGATTTAAGTAGCCATCATATATCTAGGTCTTTTAATCTTGGCATTCCTTATACAAAAACAGAAAATTTATCTCAAGTTCATATGGAAGATATACAACAATTATTATGGCAAAATTCAAGAGTATTTAAGAAAGATGCTATGAGAGTATTTTCTAACAATAAAACTTACAG AGATATTCAAGATATTATGGAAAAAAATATGGATTTAAATCGttctaaaaatttaaataatcataTTACATGGAGAATTAATAGCATGACAACAGGAAGAATTTTGAGAAAGTTATTTCCAAAACCTGTTGATACACCAAATTGGTGGGAACAAAGCACAGaaagatttattatttttgatgAACCAAATTCTCCACCTTACTCTTTA TATGGTACAACTGGTGGTATTGGCGACCAGTCAGCCTTCCAGCTTTGA
- the LOC126926201 gene encoding NADH dehydrogenase [ubiquinone] 1 beta subcomplex subunit 9 codes for MAQLPSPFISHTRKVCSLYKRALRAIEDQNIRRHEFRYNAILLRQRFEENRNIPDARIAKKLLLEGEEELFENMHPDPSKFPNSPGGICHGRFVIPPDSVMDFWDPIEKARYPKYFAEREKLKAEYEKLYKKLYAETPAETEQGKTNK; via the exons ATGGCCCAACTACCATCGCCTTTCATTAGTCATACTAGAAAAGTATGTAGTCTTTATAAACGCGCTTTACGTGCGATAGAAGATCAGAATATTAGAAGGCACGAATTTAG ATATAACGCAATTTTATTAAGACAACGTTTTGAAGAGAATCGGAATATACCAGATGCTCGCATAGCTAAAAAGCTACTATTAGAAGGTGAAGAAGAATTATTTGAGAATATGCATCCTGATCCATCAAAATTTCCTAATAGCCCAGGTGGTATATGCCATGGACGTTTTGTAATACCACCAGATTCTGTAATGGATTTTTGGGATCCAATTGAAAAAGCTAGATATCCAAAATATTTTGCAGAAAGAGAGAAACTTAAGGCggaatatgaaaaattatacaAGAAATTATATGCTGAAACTCCTGCAGAAACTGAACAAGGAAAAACAAATAAGTAA
- the LOC126926196 gene encoding uncharacterized protein LOC126926196 isoform X1 codes for MVPTMPPDSHKISLKIIEAIKQHPVLYSAEVKGSSIKLQEFRQKVWKRISDELGLDPTWVRLRWKNLRDTYCRILKYKNRTEKGVRRKKWIFEDHLSFLKFPYESDYQPQSIELTEDYIQDINAGGISSEGLLEQLEDRNDEDYSEYLEVLEETTADPVLNRDSMELNDNGDNIVKSIEVGNAMHHDVDSYAQQIQSKYRKIRPKKMKIESLEVPATYSILKTSPFKNKTIDTSIFVSAPAANNSVKNSSKIEDTQNNYDQVYLAPEGKSSIELFFDSMAQTVKRLPPKAQADIKMNICKIVTEAELKYSGRNTPQSTQQFIAPPGMIPKLVLIPCNMIDGQNNKG; via the exons ATGGTGCCGACGATGCCGCCTGATTCGCATAAAATTTCGCTGAAGATCATTGAAGCGATAAAACAACATCCAGTTTTATATAGTGCTGAAGTGAAAGGTTCTTCTATTAAACTTCAGGAATTTCGACAGAAGGTTTGGAAGAGGATTTCGGATGAACTTGGTCTTGATC CCACCTGGGTGAGATTAAGATGGAAAAATTTAAGGGATACTTACTGCCGTATACTTAAATATAAGAATAGAACGGAAAAAGGAGTTCGTAGGAAAAAATGGATTTTTGAAGAtcatcttagtttcttaaagtTTCC ATATGAATCAGATTACCAACCTCAAAGTATAGAATTAACCGAAGACTACATTCAGGATATAAATGCAGGTGGAATTAGTTCTGAAGGTCTTTTAGAACAATTAGAAGATCGTAATGATGAAGATTATAGTGAATATTTAGAAGTTTTGGAAGAAACGACTGCAGATCCAGTGTTGAATCGTGATTCTATGGAATTAAATGATAATGGTGATAACATAGTAAAAAGTATAGAGGTAGGAAATGCAATGCATCATGATGTTGATTCATATGCTCAGCAAATTCAatcaaaatatagaaaaataagaccgaaaaaaatgaaaattgaatcaTTGGAAGTGCCTGCAACCTACAGTATCTTAAAAACTTcaccttttaaaaataaaacaattgataCATCAATATTTGTTAGTGCACCAGCTGCAAATAATTCTGTAAAGAATTCTTCTAAAATAGAA GATACACAAAATAATTACGACCAAGTCTACCTAGCTCCTGAAGGAAAAAGTAGTATAGAGCTTTTTTTTGACAGTATGGCACAAACTGTCAAGCGACTCCCTCCAAAAGCTCAAGCAGATATTAAAatgaatatttgtaaaattgtaaCAGAAGCAGAACTTAAGTATTCTGGACGTAACACACCCCAAAGTACTCAACAATTTATAGCACCACCTGGAATGATTCCTAAGTTAGTTCTCATTCCATGTAATATGATTGATGGACAAAATAACAAAGGTTGA
- the LOC126926196 gene encoding uncharacterized protein LOC126926196 isoform X2 produces MGRTTWVRLRWKNLRDTYCRILKYKNRTEKGVRRKKWIFEDHLSFLKFPYESDYQPQSIELTEDYIQDINAGGISSEGLLEQLEDRNDEDYSEYLEVLEETTADPVLNRDSMELNDNGDNIVKSIEVGNAMHHDVDSYAQQIQSKYRKIRPKKMKIESLEVPATYSILKTSPFKNKTIDTSIFVSAPAANNSVKNSSKIEDTQNNYDQVYLAPEGKSSIELFFDSMAQTVKRLPPKAQADIKMNICKIVTEAELKYSGRNTPQSTQQFIAPPGMIPKLVLIPCNMIDGQNNKG; encoded by the exons aTGGGTAGAA CCACCTGGGTGAGATTAAGATGGAAAAATTTAAGGGATACTTACTGCCGTATACTTAAATATAAGAATAGAACGGAAAAAGGAGTTCGTAGGAAAAAATGGATTTTTGAAGAtcatcttagtttcttaaagtTTCC ATATGAATCAGATTACCAACCTCAAAGTATAGAATTAACCGAAGACTACATTCAGGATATAAATGCAGGTGGAATTAGTTCTGAAGGTCTTTTAGAACAATTAGAAGATCGTAATGATGAAGATTATAGTGAATATTTAGAAGTTTTGGAAGAAACGACTGCAGATCCAGTGTTGAATCGTGATTCTATGGAATTAAATGATAATGGTGATAACATAGTAAAAAGTATAGAGGTAGGAAATGCAATGCATCATGATGTTGATTCATATGCTCAGCAAATTCAatcaaaatatagaaaaataagaccgaaaaaaatgaaaattgaatcaTTGGAAGTGCCTGCAACCTACAGTATCTTAAAAACTTcaccttttaaaaataaaacaattgataCATCAATATTTGTTAGTGCACCAGCTGCAAATAATTCTGTAAAGAATTCTTCTAAAATAGAA GATACACAAAATAATTACGACCAAGTCTACCTAGCTCCTGAAGGAAAAAGTAGTATAGAGCTTTTTTTTGACAGTATGGCACAAACTGTCAAGCGACTCCCTCCAAAAGCTCAAGCAGATATTAAAatgaatatttgtaaaattgtaaCAGAAGCAGAACTTAAGTATTCTGGACGTAACACACCCCAAAGTACTCAACAATTTATAGCACCACCTGGAATGATTCCTAAGTTAGTTCTCATTCCATGTAATATGATTGATGGACAAAATAACAAAGGTTGA
- the LOC126926193 gene encoding FAD-dependent oxidoreductase domain-containing protein 1-like isoform X1: protein MLPSFVKLQVQNNFLQRCVFSQTKRTYSKKDTPDKIVPNKKDSKPIVSKTLKKGLASIRESLVVKDVDDILAEWMDRPQTLPKICDVVIIGGGVMGSSIAYWLKNRVFSEYFKVVVIERDPTYTTASTVLSCGGLRQQFSLKENIEMSLFGAEFLRNINEYLGIEGEPTIDPYFHPYGYLTLASERTAQILIENSKLQNFLGAKNIVLSAAKLKSMFPWINTEGIELGCLGLEKEGWFDPWVLLSAFKKKALQLGARYIYGEAQGFTYKNSNTLQLDGLIVRTKEGEIHNMKFAIAIVAAGAYSGQIVDKLDNVKTEHGLEKMYLPVEPRKRFVYCVHCPDGPSLNTPLLIDNTGTFLRREGLAGTYICGRSPEESEEPSTEDLSIDYDFFEEKIWPILARRVPVFEKLKLKSSWAGYYEFNTFDQNGIIGPHPYHRNLYFATGFSGHGIQQAPAVGRAISELIVDGEYKTLDLSNLDFNRILFGKPAYEKNII from the exons ATGTTGCCTTCTTTTGTTAAATTGCAAgtacaaaataattttttacaaagATGTGTGTTCTCACAAACAAAAAGAACTTATTCAAAAAAG GATACCCCAGATAAAATTGTACCAAATAAAAAAGATTCTAAGCCCATAGTATCAAAAACACTTAAAAAAGGTTTGGCATCGATAAGAGAATCTCTTGTTGTGAAGGATGTTGATGATATATTAGCTGAATGGATGGATCGGCCACAAACACTTCCAAAAATTTGTGATGTTGTAATAATTGGAGGTGGAGTAATGGGCAGTTCTATAGCATATTGGTTGAAAAACCGAGTTTTTTCAGAATATTTCAAAGTTGTAGTAATAGAAAGAGATCCTACA taTACTACAGCATCAACAGTTCTTTCTTGTGGAGGTTTACGTCAACAATTTTCTCTGAaagaaaatattgaaatgtCTCTTTTTGGTGCAGAATTTTTACGTAACATCAATGAATATTTGGGCATTGAAGGAGAACCCACAATTGATCCATATTTCCATCCATATGGTTATTTAACATTAGCATCTGAGCGAACTGCTCaaatattaatagaaaattctaaattacaaaatttcctTGGAGcaaaaaatattgtattatCAGCTGCTAAATTGAAAAGTATGTTTCCTTGGATAAATACAGAAGGTATCGAACTAGGTTGTTTAGGATTAGAAAAAGAGGGTTGGTTTGACCCGTGGGTTCTTCTTTCTGCTTTTAAAAAGAAAGCACTACAATTGGGAGCAAGATATATTTATGGTGAAGCGCAAGGATTTACTTATAAAAACAGTAACACTCTTCAACTAGATGGATTGATT gtAAGAACCAAAGAGGGTGAAATACATAATATGAAATTTGCTATAGCCATTGTGGCTGCTGGAGCTTATAGTGGACAAATAGTTGATAAATTGGATAATGTAAAAACAGAACATGGATTAGAGAAAATGTATTTACCTGTTGAACCAAG GAAAAGATTTGTTTATTGCGTTCATTGCCCTGATGGACCAAGTTTAAATACTCCATTATTGATAGATAATACTGGAACATTTCTTAG AAGAGAAGGTCTGGCAGGTACGTATATTTGTGGAAGATCACCAGAGGAATCCGAAGAACCTAGTACTGAAGATTTAAGTATTGATTATGATTTCTTTGAAGAAAAAATTTGGCCTATACTCGCACGCAGAGTCCcagtttttgaaaaattaaag TTAAAGTCTTCTTGGGCAGGTTATTATGAGTTCAATACTTTTGATCAAAATGGAATAATTGGACCACATCCATATCATCGGAATTTATACTTTGCAACTGGATTTAGTGGACATGGAATTCAACAGGCACCGGCAGTAGGTAGAGCAATTTCAGAACTAATTGTTGATGGAGAATATAAAACACTTGACCTATCGAATCTTGACTTTAATAGAATTCTTTTTGGTAAACCTGCATATGAAAAgaacattatttaa
- the LOC126926193 gene encoding FAD-dependent oxidoreductase domain-containing protein 1-like isoform X2: MCVLTNKKNLFKKGNVVNNNIEDTPDKIVPNKKDSKPIVSKTLKKGLASIRESLVVKDVDDILAEWMDRPQTLPKICDVVIIGGGVMGSSIAYWLKNRVFSEYFKVVVIERDPTYTTASTVLSCGGLRQQFSLKENIEMSLFGAEFLRNINEYLGIEGEPTIDPYFHPYGYLTLASERTAQILIENSKLQNFLGAKNIVLSAAKLKSMFPWINTEGIELGCLGLEKEGWFDPWVLLSAFKKKALQLGARYIYGEAQGFTYKNSNTLQLDGLIVRTKEGEIHNMKFAIAIVAAGAYSGQIVDKLDNVKTEHGLEKMYLPVEPRKRFVYCVHCPDGPSLNTPLLIDNTGTFLRREGLAGTYICGRSPEESEEPSTEDLSIDYDFFEEKIWPILARRVPVFEKLKLKSSWAGYYEFNTFDQNGIIGPHPYHRNLYFATGFSGHGIQQAPAVGRAISELIVDGEYKTLDLSNLDFNRILFGKPAYEKNII; encoded by the exons ATGTGTGTTCTCACAAACAAAAAGAACTTATTCAAAAAAGGTAACGTGGTAAACAATAACATTGAG GATACCCCAGATAAAATTGTACCAAATAAAAAAGATTCTAAGCCCATAGTATCAAAAACACTTAAAAAAGGTTTGGCATCGATAAGAGAATCTCTTGTTGTGAAGGATGTTGATGATATATTAGCTGAATGGATGGATCGGCCACAAACACTTCCAAAAATTTGTGATGTTGTAATAATTGGAGGTGGAGTAATGGGCAGTTCTATAGCATATTGGTTGAAAAACCGAGTTTTTTCAGAATATTTCAAAGTTGTAGTAATAGAAAGAGATCCTACA taTACTACAGCATCAACAGTTCTTTCTTGTGGAGGTTTACGTCAACAATTTTCTCTGAaagaaaatattgaaatgtCTCTTTTTGGTGCAGAATTTTTACGTAACATCAATGAATATTTGGGCATTGAAGGAGAACCCACAATTGATCCATATTTCCATCCATATGGTTATTTAACATTAGCATCTGAGCGAACTGCTCaaatattaatagaaaattctaaattacaaaatttcctTGGAGcaaaaaatattgtattatCAGCTGCTAAATTGAAAAGTATGTTTCCTTGGATAAATACAGAAGGTATCGAACTAGGTTGTTTAGGATTAGAAAAAGAGGGTTGGTTTGACCCGTGGGTTCTTCTTTCTGCTTTTAAAAAGAAAGCACTACAATTGGGAGCAAGATATATTTATGGTGAAGCGCAAGGATTTACTTATAAAAACAGTAACACTCTTCAACTAGATGGATTGATT gtAAGAACCAAAGAGGGTGAAATACATAATATGAAATTTGCTATAGCCATTGTGGCTGCTGGAGCTTATAGTGGACAAATAGTTGATAAATTGGATAATGTAAAAACAGAACATGGATTAGAGAAAATGTATTTACCTGTTGAACCAAG GAAAAGATTTGTTTATTGCGTTCATTGCCCTGATGGACCAAGTTTAAATACTCCATTATTGATAGATAATACTGGAACATTTCTTAG AAGAGAAGGTCTGGCAGGTACGTATATTTGTGGAAGATCACCAGAGGAATCCGAAGAACCTAGTACTGAAGATTTAAGTATTGATTATGATTTCTTTGAAGAAAAAATTTGGCCTATACTCGCACGCAGAGTCCcagtttttgaaaaattaaag TTAAAGTCTTCTTGGGCAGGTTATTATGAGTTCAATACTTTTGATCAAAATGGAATAATTGGACCACATCCATATCATCGGAATTTATACTTTGCAACTGGATTTAGTGGACATGGAATTCAACAGGCACCGGCAGTAGGTAGAGCAATTTCAGAACTAATTGTTGATGGAGAATATAAAACACTTGACCTATCGAATCTTGACTTTAATAGAATTCTTTTTGGTAAACCTGCATATGAAAAgaacattatttaa
- the LOC126926189 gene encoding rab proteins geranylgeranyltransferase component A 1, whose protein sequence is MEDYLPNEYDVVVVGTGMTESIVAAAASRIGKKVLHLDSDEYYGGLWATFNFDGLQKWIEDLKVPKNTTKDLSEADLEPEEKFLKTSNEYSTVENIEETWYISNEADLPVVSSKDTQTDITGDGSGSDDEKADDDKVEKKENVKQWSIDRIRKEYRKFNIDLAPKLLFARGELVELLISSNIARYAEFRAVSRVATFMDGKLTQVPCSRADVFANKTVSVVEKRMLMQLLTSCMEQGADSPEFDGFRDKTFLEYLNTKNLTPIVQHYVVQAIAMATEKTSCRDGVNRTKHFLNSLGRYGNTPFLWPMYGSGELPQCFCRLCAVFGGVYCLKRQLDGVVINKNKCKAIISGKQRISLEHLVLGQGHLPPEVVAFEGEQRISRGIFITDRSIMQGEKENLTLLYYPPEQPDQEPVTLIELGPSTNACPQGLFMVHMTCKRTTNAKEDLAYVVNKFLRAEPLDPLAIRSSIHSHTQTVSPDKRHIQEGDQDNREESTESPKPQVLWSLYLNLPASDIKLEESTPSNLHLCSGPDLELDFDFAVNQAKSIFESMYPDKDFLPRAPDPEEIVLEGEEAPGPKFEGDTEAEEKQDVEKAEKED, encoded by the exons ATGGAGGACTATCTGCCAAATGAATATGATGTCGTCGTCGTAGGGACGG GTATGACGGAGTCTATTGTCGCAGCAGCTGCAAGTAGAATCGGTAAAAAGGTCCTTCACCTAGACAG CGATGAATATTATGGCGGTCTATGGGCAACATTTAACTTTGATGGGCTACAGAAATGGATAGAAGACCTAAAAGTTCCCAAAAACACCACCAAGGATCTATCTGAAGCAGATTTGGAACCAGAAGAAAAATTTCTAAAAACTAGCAATGAATATTCAACTGTTGAAAATATTGAGGAAACATGGTATATTTCAAA tgAAGCCGATCTGCCAGTAGTTTCTTCAAAAGATACTCAAACTGATATTACTGGAGATGGTAGTGGAAGTGATGATGAAAAAGCTGATGATGATAAAgttgaaaaaaaagagaatgtTAAACAATGGAGTATAGATCGTATAAGAAAAGAATACAGAAAGTTTAATATTGACTTGGCGCCAAAG TTATTATTTGCACGAGGTGAACTAGTTGAGCTCTTAATCTCCAGTAACATTGCTCGTTATGCGGAATTTCGTGCAGTGTCCAGAGTAGCTACATTCATGGATGGGAAATTGACACAAGTACCTTGCTCAAGAGCTGACGTGTTTGCAAATAAAACTGTCAGTGTTGTTGAGAAAAGAATGTTAATGCAACTGCTCACTTCATGCATGGAGCAAGGTGCAGATAGCCCAGAATTTGATG GATTCCGTGATAAAACCTTCTTAGAATATTTAAACACGAAAAATTTAACACCAATTGTGCAACATTATGTTGTTCAAGCAATTGCTATGGCTACTGAAAAGACTTCTTGTAGAGATGGTGTGAATCGCACGAAACATTTTTTGAATAGTCTTGGACGATATGGAAATACACCCTTTCTTTGGCCTATGTATGGTAGTGGAGAGCTACCTCAGTGCTTTTGCAG ATTATGTGCAGTATTTGGAGGAGTTTACTGTTTAAAAAGGCAGCTTGATGGTGTagtaataaacaaaaataaatgcAAAGCTATCATTAGTGGCAAACAAAGAATAAGTTTGGAACATTTAGTTCTTGGTCAAGGTCATCTGCCACCAGAAGTTGTAGCTTTTGAAGGAGAGCAACGGATATCACGTGGAATTTTCATTACGGACAG gtCAATTATGCAAGGTGAGAAGGAAAATTTGACACTTTTATATTACCCTCCGGAACAACCTGATCAGGAACCTGTTACACTGATTGAATTGGGACCATCTACAAATGCTTGCCCTCAAGGATTGT TTATGGTTCACATGACATGTAAGCGAACAACAAATGCAAAGGAAGATTTGGCCTATGTTGTCAATAAATTTTTAAGAGCTGAGCCACTTGATCCATTAGCCATTCGTTCATCTATCCATAGTCATACACAGACTGTTTCTCCAGATAAAAGACATATTCAG GAAGGTGATCAAGATAATAGAGAAGAGTCTACAGAGAGTCCAAAGCCTCAAGTTTTATGGTCATTGTACTTAAACCTACCTGCAAGTGATATTAAATTAGAAGAGTCCACGCCAAGTAACCTTCATCTGTGTTCAGGACCAGATTTAGAGCTTGATTTCGATTTCGCAGTTAATCAG GCGAAGAGCATCTTTGAATCTATGTATCCTGACAAAGATTTCCTTCCACGTGCACCTGATCCAGAAGAGATCGTACTTGAAGGAGAAGAAGCGCCGGGACCGAAATTTGAGGGAGATACAGAGGCTGAAGAGAAACAAGATGTTGAGAAAGCCGAAAAAGAGGATTAA